One Geotrypetes seraphini chromosome 15, aGeoSer1.1, whole genome shotgun sequence genomic window carries:
- the C1QA gene encoding complement C1q subcomponent subunit A encodes MEVKAWLAAIALLAILGTTAPQEVCSAPKGQDGYPGVPGRDGRPGPKGDRGDPGLPGRRTGVKGALGDPGDPGPLGEPGMQGYKGPVGPLGPPGEPGQEGQKGTVADISNQKRPAFSAMIDPEAMVKVDNNILLFGKVITNVESSYYPNSGKFLCRVPGFYYFTFHVISNGNLCLYIVKEHKGSAEKLVAFTDLNKRSLPQINSGGTVLKLEASDKVWIQTNGNNHLYEHADANSVFSGFLLFPQHV; translated from the exons ATGGAGGTCAAGGCTTGGTTGGCTGCTATTGCTCTACTAGCGATTCTGGGCACCACTGCCCCTCAAGAGGTGTGCTCTGCCCCGAAAGGTCAAGATGGGTACCCCGGCGTCCCAGGTCGTGATGGCAGACCAGGACCGAAAGGTGACAGAGGAGATCCAG gtttgcCTGGTAGAAGAACAGGAGTGAAGGGCGCTTTGGGTGACCCTGGGGACCCTGGACCCTTAGGTGAGCCGGGTATGCAGGGCTATAAGGGACCTGTTGGCCCTCTGGGGCCTCCAGGAGAGCCAGGGCAAGAGGGACAGAAGGGGACAGTAGCGGACATTAGCAATCAGAAACGCCCTGCGTTCTCCGCCATGATCGATCCCGAAGCAATGGTTAAGGTCGACAATAATATACTTCTGTTTGGCAAAGTCATCACCAATGTGGAATCCTCTTACTATCCAAACAGCGGCAAGTTCCTCTGTAGAGTGCCTGGATTTTACTACTTCACCTTCCACGTCATCTCCAACGGGAACCTCTGCTTGTACATCGTGAAGGAGCACAAAGGAAGCGCTGAAAAGCTTGTGGCTTTCACCGACCTCAATAAGCGCTCGCTGCCGCAGATCAACTCCGGGGGTACTGTGCTGAAACTGGAGGCCAGCGACAAGGTCTGGATACAAACCAATGGCAACAACCATTTGTATGAGCACGCTGACGCCAACAGCGTCTTCAGTGGCTTCTTGCTGTTCCCCCAGCATGTTTAG
- the C1QC gene encoding complement C1q subcomponent subunit C, whose protein sequence is MMGRSLMMLLSLALLFLNLVTWVKSDTYGIPGLPGMPGTPGKDGRDGLKGPKGERGVQANPGTSGAKGEKGERGIPGPRGKSGPMGPSGPVGQKGTPGPIGEIGEPGIHKNRYQSAFTVTRLTADYPAKNSPIIFTREITNINKHYDKTTGKFTCYIPGLYYFTFHASLTYNLCVILYLDHENKATFCDHRSNDQQVSSGGVLLRLVEGQQVWLGVNEFNGMVGKESADSVFSGFLLFPD, encoded by the exons ATGATGGGAAGAAGCCTTATGATGCTCCTGAGTCTAGCCTTGCTTTTTCTGAATCTGGTGACCTGGGTGAAAAGCGACACCTACGGGATCCCAGGGCTGCCAGGCATGCCTGGGACGCCAGGCAAAGACGGTAGAGATGGGCTAAAAGGTCCTAAAGGTGAACGAG GTGTCCAAGCCAATCCTGGAACAAGTGGGGCAAAGggtgagaaaggagagagaggtatTCCTGGTCCACGAGGAAAGAGTGGTCCTATGGGACCTTCCGGACCTGTAGGGCAGAAAGGAACTCCTGGTCCTATTGGAGAGATTGGTGAACCCGGAATTCACAAGAACCGATACCAGTCAGCATTCACCGTGACCAGACTGACAGCAGATTACCCTGCCAAGAACTCCCCTATCATATTCACCCGGGAGATCACCAACATAAACAAACATTACGACAAGACCACTGGCAAGTTCACCTGCTACATCCCCGGTCTTTACTATTTCACATTTCACGCCTCACTGACCTACAATCTCTGCGTCATCCTGTATTTGGATCATGAGAATAAGGCCACCTTCTGTGACCATAGGTCCAATGACCAACAGGTATCCTCGGGTGGGGTGCTGCTGCGCCTGGTCGAAGGCCAGCAGGTCTGGCTGGGTGTTAATGAATTTAATGGGATGGTGGGCAAGGAAAGTGCCGATAGTGTCTTCTCTGGGTTTCTTCTCTTCCCTGACTAG